The Acanthochromis polyacanthus isolate Apoly-LR-REF ecotype Palm Island chromosome 10, KAUST_Apoly_ChrSc, whole genome shotgun sequence genome includes the window GCAGCATCAAGGGAAACGCGATCGCCCTGATCCTGAGTCAGTTCCTCTGAGCTGGGTGAGGAGAGTACTGTGGGGCAGCCAGCGTAAATACCCCGACAGTCCTGCATTGATGAATATGACCTaggatgtgattaaaaaaaaggagaaaaaacaagaaagtgaTGTCACctcttctgaagaaaaaaaaagagtttctaATCGAGCTCTCGGTGCTCCTACCCCAGGCTGTACTGGTCGGGGTCGGTGGTGGCTCGTCGTTCGAGCCGTGGTCCCCCAATGTGAGCTTCTCCGACTCCTCCAGAGTGACGaagcctcctctcctcctggGCCATGTCAAAGGAGGAGTTACTGACGAGACTGGAGCGAGAGGAGATCTCACTGTGACCAGAGTCTGAGTAGGCGTCTCCCATCCGGTTGTAACCTgatggagagaggagaaggaggagggttATTGTTGAGACTGCGAGTGTAATTAGTTTAACTTAGCATGTCAACCTCAGTCTTAAATGCGTCTTTGTAATACTATTGTACTTTATCTTAAttttagctgcctggttcttCTATGTGACGTCATctttaattctttaattttttatttctaacttTAAACTGCCCCAGTTCCTTTGTTTGAGGTGCATCTTAATCTCATTAATTATTCACTTATTTGACTGTCCTGCCTCGTCTCCTTATGTCTTGCTtgatttttgctgtgtttgcacgttttgactgtcaaagcactttgtaaatgCTGTTCTTAAGGGTGCCATCTAAATAAACTTgtgattattatattattttttcaagATGGAAATTTGGTTGACAAGATTTAAAATCATTCCATTTATCTGAGAGAATAGAAAATACCACATTAAAGCCAGTTCCAAGGATGATAAAGCCTTCACACAGTTCTCTACACGCTGGTCTCCCTAATTACTTTATGCCggtaaacattttttgaacttGTGTTCTAGTTCTAATATCTCAACTCTGTCAGCTCTAAACAAGGCATCACATGCAGAGGTAATGGTACAGTCCCGTCTCCACGTTAGCCGACTAGCTCTCTGGGGATGGGTACATTGGATTGTTACTGAAACAGCAGTTTACCAAGACATTCTGGGTTAAATCACAATGCTGAAGTGTGTGGAAAAGTTTTGAATGGTGCAGTAAAGTCTGTGAAAATATGGATAAATCACGGCTGCTGACTGCTTAAAGGTGTAAGGACATATTTTCTAGTTATAGGCAACAGTCATTAAGGCTTTTACCACCGCTGAGCTATGGAGTTTTCCTAGTGTAGTGGTCATATTTTGCACCTACTATAAGCATAAATAATTCTAATAACCTCCCCAGAATACTGAAATGAAACTTTAAGAGAAGCCTTTACGACAGATATGTGGAGAGAGCAGAAGTCTGGCGAGATGGGTTTGAGTGCCAACTGctgtaaatgtcaaaaatagAATCTCCTGGATGATATAACAGTAAAAAAGGATGAAGCATCAACCCACAGGGCCCTGTAGGTGTGCAGCTTCCAAACGAAAAGTGCTGCTGGATTTTTGCTCAACATTCAGAACTGCAGAAAAACCCATGAGGTCTTGCTGTGAAATCAGAATATTTACAACCTAAAGTGTCTAAAAAAAGTCCCGTGGGCTACAGGCAAACGATCCCATTCAACGGAATCTACAACCAGAGCCAGACCTGTACATAAATTCTACACAGTTAGGCGGGAATCCATGTGTAAAGACTCCAGACTAGCTACCACCAGACCTGTACTAGTTCAGTCCTGTAAGAAAACTCTTGGCCTTAGCATGACTTGCCGTATCTGTGACAGGAATTTGTTGACTCATGGTAGTTCATAAAATTCATAGTAAGCTTCTTGTACATACATTTTCGACTTCATTCTGCTGCACTCTTTAGTCTGCTAATGTTTCCTAGGtaacaaaattaacaaaaaccaACTTCGGTTTAGAATAAGGTTGAaacaaaagtttcatttttgagGGAAAATACTGGCATCTGAACACATAACTTAGCAAAATGAGAGCTGCCGTGCATGTGGCTGCCACCAGGTGGCATTTGTGGCCAGTTATAACAGAGACAAGCAGCCTGGAGTGTGGTGtcaaagagagggagggaggtaaGATTATTGGCTTACCCTTCTTGGGCGAGCTCTGGGGGGAGGTGGGAGGGGAGGAGAGCTGGGAGGAGGCGTTGGACATGGTGTCCTCTGCCTGCCTCCGGTGCCGGTCGCTCGCCTCTTCTGACAAAGAAAGGATCTTCTTCAGGGACTGAGGGGAGCTGGTGCCTGTGGACATTTGCGAGAAGATGAGCAGAATTAACATGAGGAAGGCTGCCATTCCCCCCGGGGTGTTGGGATGCTAAACTGCAttgtctgggttttttttttttttaaatttgtttgtcGCCAGACGGCCTGCAGGTGGCAGCACTGTCACAAAGAAAGTAGCTCTGCTATTGTCTGCAAATAACAGGATGAGGAAGGAAAAATATGGCATGCAGGAAGACAAACAGAAGGTGTAAACAACCTCCTCTTCTAGTAAACCTTCACAGCATTATTAAGAGAAGAagaatatttatattattacagTTAGAACCACTATTTTTTAGGATACGGGCAGCTTTGAATCACTGgattaatacaaaaaaactcACAGTGAGATTAAAAGAAAGTCCTTTTCTGAAATGCTATGAATCTGATATGTATTAAAATTATTAGGTTACCTAAACGTACACTGCTTATTCTTACCAAAAGGTGGCAGATCCTTGACTGGCACTTTCTTTCGGGATGGGTAGAGGGCCACGGCGGGGACCTGGAGGGCCTGGTTTCCTTTGGCCAACTGGCCCCTTTGTTGACTGGCAGCTCTGGGCACAACCGGAGAAGTGTCTGGTCGTTTGCCACTAGCATTCTTGGGTACtaatgtgggggaaaaacatttaagttttaataaaaagtcacattttaggCTTCAATGAGAAATGTGCACGAAAGAGGACTTATGAGGAAGCAGGAATTTACTGTGGAGTTCAAGAAAACAATCATCAGGGCTGCTGTAGCGATCACAACTGTAAGCCTGTTTGCCATACAGAATCCTTCGACCACCACTCCCTAGTGCTTTAACAGCCAGTGAGGTTTGGCATTAACAATGGGAAACGGGCCTGACAGCTCAGTCATTTTTGTTCCCAGCCAATGAGTCCTTAAGCATCTGCCTCTGGGCTGTGAATCCTGGGAATGTGTGCGTGTCTCTGGAGGAATATGCTcataaacaacataaagacCTCAGTGCCTAATTCTCCAAATGATTCGCAGAAGGACGCCTCTGCAGCGGGATACGTGACATAATGGGTTCACCTTCTGCATCAAATTTTTATTTCCTATTAAAATTAACACATAAATGAGTACATCTTCTTGACGTATATGGCTGATAGAAACTCACATGTGCTGATGGAGGGTTCGCACTGCAGCGAGAACGTCTGCAGACTCTCCTCGTTCGTCTCCAGGCTGAGGTTGGACAGGTACTGTTTGACCTTCCTGGCCATCTGGGCGTCCTCGTAAAGCTTTTTGGCGTTCAGGAAGGAGCTGCGTCGCACCCGCTTCTTGTGCCCACCTGTCTGAGTGACGTCAAGCACCGCCGCGTTGGCACTACCCTGACTTAGAGACCTGGGCGCACACGCGTCCACATggacagaggaagaggaaaaacaaagacgGACACACAAGTAGAAGAGGGTAGAGGAAGACTCATTAATGTGCTGCTTTAATacaatgtgtgtgtaaatgcacCAATATTTTAGTAAAACTGAGTATTTAATACTAAGGGGCTACATATGGAGCATGGCACTCAAAGTCTGACATGCAGAGAGCAGCTTTAGATATTTCTCTCACTCCAAAACATTCCAGACATTCCAGACAGCAGAGGGGGGCAGAGGGATGGTGGCTGTAGTCGAACAACAGGGGAGTAGAAACAGGGACTAGTGTAGCACAGTCATAGTTTACATTTCTGTGGCTTGAGTCAGAGctcgtagtagtagtagtaaaatcttttttttttctttgctcttggTCTCAGCCAACCCTGACAATTGCCCTCAGTGTTACTCAGTGGGAAATCACACTTGTTCTTGTCAGTGAAAAGAAAGACGTCACATcccataaaaaaacattttcaagtaATTACAGCTTCAGTATCTTGTAATTACAACTAAGCAGCTCATATTTTAGAGATTAGTGTCTTATTATACGGCGCTTGTAATTTCAAGATACTACGTCTTAATTGCAGGTGGAGAAgtgaaaacatttcttcttctgtttggaGTTCATGTCATGGGCTTCCATGTGTTTTCCATCAAATGTTCGGTATGCGTAAAGATAACCCATTTGACCACAAGAATGTAAAGCATGATAATCTATATCCAGAATCTCTGGCTGTTCGGAGGACTGATGTGCATTTGAAACCTCAAAGACAGGTACAACTCTGAAACTGAAGCTGCATgcattttgctgtcaaacatgtCACAAAAGGTCACATTTGCTAATTTAAGGCTGGATTCAGTCATAAATTCTCTAAATCATATTACACGCACaacaatgttttccttttagtGCATTTCAGCCTAATGTTAGCACAGGTGacctttgttttattgattacCCTGAGGTTAGTGTCAGGCAGTGTTAGTGGGAGGATTCAACTCAAACCAGTTAATGGAAAAAAGGtttcagaaaagaagaaaagaagcacGCAAATTGGCAGAAAGAAAGGCCATGGTGCGGGGAAGGCAAAGGTTGTAGGGTCACCACACTTACCCTAAACTTCTCCATTTCTTCTTCCTAGAGGGTGGGTGCCAAGAACAGAGAAGCATGGGGGGAGAAAGGGAGGATaagacgagagagagagaggagacaaagCTTAGGACAGGACGGAACACCAAGATCACCAAAGAGAAGCAATTTCACCAAAGACCCACGTGAAAGTCAGCAGAAAGGAAATCAAGTACTCCATTAAGAGGAGACATCATTAGACAAAGACACACTGTCACAGAAGCACTGAGCACATCTTATGCCAACAATGCGTTTAGGCAAACAGTTGCTAGAGCAAACAGTTGCCAAAGGGAGCAgctgcttgaaaaaaaaaagcgtgaTGCGGAAATGTTACTGAATCTACGTGAACCTGCTAACCCCACAGAGCCGGTTAGTCAGTGGAGTGCTGACGGGTCCTACAGGGAGGGTGAAGGATCATTATTCATTTCAAATGTGCCTTTGTTCCTGAAGGCATCCTAACCTGGTTCGGAACATGAGTGCTGGGTCCATGTTGACAGACGCCATGCGACCAACATGGCGAATTTCTTTGGCAATCATCCTCAGCTTCTCAAAGTTCACCAGGCCGTCCACTTTGGAGTCATTGCCTGGAGAatacaaaggaaaaaaagattatCACTAGCTCTTCAGTTATGTAATTTCTAAGAAAACAACCTAACTATGTAACTATGCTACAGCTacaaaaaactgttgaaatatCACATGCTGACTTCACCTACAActacattttctattattttttaacagtttctgtAACAAAAAGAatacatgttgatggtttgaaATATTAGTATTTTGTTTGTACTGTCACATAAATATGCTAGTAGGCAAACATGACCATGAAAAAAGGAAGTAGGGCATGCTAAACCAAAACAGTGCTAGCTTAGTGGTGTAGCTGTAACTGTAATTTCAGCCTCTAAAGAGTGGACTGTTTCAAATGGTTATTTGCCACATCTACGACAAACTACCccaagacaaagacaaaaaagttcagaatctgcattttaaaaaacacgtACGGTGAATAACAATATTTACTGAATTAAAATAAAGGAATTTGTGCTTATCTTTGTATACCAGCCATGCTGTATATATAGTGAAAGCACTGCTTGTATCTAACCACCAACAAATTAATTTCAGTTGCTGAACACATTCATTAGGCCTACAAATTACTACCATACTAAAGTTACGAGCATCTGTCAAGTCATCTACCTTCATGTAGGAAAGTGAGGTCCTTCTTGATGACAGGGAACAGGGGGATGATTGGTGGCTGGAGGTTCTGATTGTTGAGGACATTCCTGTACTTGGCCATATTTCTGGAGGGGTCGAAAAGGTCCTGCAGGTCCCCAAACAGCTTCTCGTACTTGCTCGGTAACTTCTCCCATGTGCCTCTCAGTCTGGAGACCGGAGCCAGGTTCAGACCACTGCACAGAGAACCACAAGTATTACAAAGTGCAAGCAAACTAAAGTACGACAGAGGTAAAGTATAGCAGTCAAGTTCAACACGCATTCATTGTTCCCCGTCTCACCTGATGATGGCGAACATGGAGTTGAAGTTCTTGCACTCCCGACAGTGCAGGGCGATCTTGATGAAGTGCTTGACGGTCTTCATGCGTTTGAGCTGGTTGGGCTCCCGCGTCACCTCCGTGGCCACCCAGAAGGTCTCGTGGTTGATGGCCTCCTCAAAGCGCTTCAGGCTGGCGGAGCCGGTCTTGGATCGCAGCTTGAACAGGTCGTCGATGTATTCGGTGGGTTCGATGGCACAGAAAAGTTCGAAAGCTCGCATGGAGAGCTGCGTGGCCACCTCCACGGTGCTGAGCTGTAACAAAGAGATCTGGCCTTCTCGAAGGAGGTCCTGGGCGTCCTCGTCTGAACATAATGTCTCTGTCTCCATGTTACTCTTTAGGTAGTATCTAAGGGTGGAGCAGGGTTTAAGTCATTAAATCAATCCAatgaaaatgaagcattttgaTTTTAGTTTGTCTATTGTGAGAATTTACTGCTACTTTTTACAGGATTTTGGAACAAATTACATCAGATTTCTCAGTGCAGGtttgaaaaatgagaaattttaAGCCATCAACTTACAAAAATATGACTACTGTACTGACTGCAGTTAACAAGACCAActtaatgtattattatttgctCTGTATTTAACCAGGGTGGCCTCCGAAGTTTAGGATATGTTGTATGAAGCGCCTGGttaaaatagcagcaaaaaTTATGCTAGAACATCAATATCAGtgtaaggaaaaagaaaaacaaaagttgacACTGAAATGTTATTACCTGCCGCTCAGCTGAATCCTGTCAGCAAGTTTAGAAAGCTGGTCTGGTAACCGCCTCTGTTTGATGACGCCCTCTGGTGTGACGGACACCTCGCACAGCGAATAAGCCTCTGGTGCAGCCGTCAGGGCAAACTCCCTGATAGCCTGGGCCACCACCTCCTTCGCCGTCGTGTCCTTCCCGATCATGATGTACCGAGACTGCTGGTCCGCCTTGAAGACTCGTAGCACCTGGTCTGACATATCTGTGGAGAACAATTAGTGATAATGAGGCTTTGCTTTTTCTATTAAAtatacaatactgttcaaaagtttggggtcacccagagaatttcatgttttctgtgaaaactcACGCTTTCATTCAGGTGCTCACATAATTGCacaggggttttctaatcatcaattagcctttcaacaccattagctaacacaatgtagcatcagaacacaggagtgatggttgctggaaatgttcctctgtacccctatggagatattccattaaaaatcagccgtttccagctagaacagtcatttaccacataaacaatgtctaggctgtatttctgattaatttaatgttatcttcactgaaaaaaatgtttttctttcaaaaagtaggacatttctaagtgaccccaacatTTTGAACAGACGTCTTTATATTGTGAATCtcataatcaaagaaaaaaacaagaaaaagtgattttattgGCTGCTTTTTAAGGTTTAGCAATAGCCATTCAATATTTACCAGCACCCTTCAAGAAAAGACACCAGCATCTTTGCGACGTCACCCTAAAGCCTCATTTCCCATCAGCCATTAGTTTGATCAGAAACACATTCCAACAGATCACATAAATCTCAGTGAAAGCACACGTGTCTACAGAAAATTTGAAGGTCAGTGGTCAGTGCAATGCGGTTAGCTTTACTCGATTATCTTTCACAAGCGTGGATGCAGATTAATTGAGTTTATGTTACGTCTGCCCCCTACAGCTGATGAATGTCTGTAAGTCTGAAACAGAGGCTGACAGCACCGACAAAGAAATGACTGCTCCAGGAGAAGCAGGATCACGAGGAGAGAAGATACTCACTCAGTATGACCGGGACTGGAGGGACACAAACAACATATTTTGGACAGGAGTTAATGAAATATAGAGACCATGTTCTATATCTCCTTTTAATTGTGTAGTAAAGGTATAGAATCTGTCTGCTATTACTGACTGTGTCTATTTAGGAAGCTACCTTTATGTCTCTGGAACCGGTTGTAATATAAGATGTTAGAAAGGGTATTTGGCCATTATAGttcaattaaatgttttatacagtgccaattcacaacataagtCATCTCAGGGCACTTCTACAAAGTAAGATTAAGACTTTTAAATGTTATCTTGTGGAGAGAACCCAAATTTCTTTGTCGTCATATCAGATTTACAATATTGAAGCATTAATATGACAAATACCTTAATGTCACATGTTTACTTCATTGCATTACCCTAAAATTAATGTCAtatatgctgaaaaaatacTGGTGCCACAAACTTCTCAGTCTCCCTTTATGTCCACACAGATGATAAACACCCACCAGGCTGGTTGTTGAAGTCGAGGATGCGGTGGTGAGACTGCAGAAGGTCCGGGTTCGACGACGAGAGATTTCCACTGACTGGCAGAGCTGGTGGGATCTGTTTCGACTGCTTCATCCCCACTATGCTGTCATCCTGCGATTGGCCCACGCAAACGTCACTATGGAAACAAGAGGAAGAGGGGGGGTGAGATCACAGTCCTGTAAACAACAGGCAGGGGGCGATGTTTGTGTTGGCATGAGCTGGAAGCTGCACAATCCATACAATGGACTCCACATAAAATATACCACAGTACTGACTGACTGGGGTCATCACGGGCTCATATTTAGAGTGGCTGACAGAAGCCTAAGCCTCGGTGATTAGAATGGCAAACCCAACGAAACATCTACTTCTGTTAGGGAATACAGGTTGAAAATCACCATTTTTGTCCCTTATTTCTAGGTGTCCCTGCAGAATATCCAAGTGaagacacaaataaacatattttctgcacTAAGCACAGGATTAAATAAACCACTTTTACTTCTTTTGCTTCCTTTGATATTAAATAATCTCAGACGTGCTAgttttgtaaataaaagaaGCTGTGTGTAAGATAATAGAATATTACAATTTAATGTCACCTACAACTGTCAACACTGAAAGCTAACTTGTGCAGCTTTTATAATTAAGCCCTGACTGCTGCTGATTTGCTTGCCACTAAAAAAGTCGTGTCTTATTTACTTGTAAGGTTTAGGGGGCAGGATGCTGGTGAGCGTCTTGTCGAAGATCTTCTTCAGCTTGTTGCGTCCTCCCACCGTGTTGGTCTTGGCTTTCTTGCTGACTTTCTCCAGGCCCATCACCTGCTCCACATCCACCGCCAGGTCAGGGATGGAGTAGCGGCTGGCCTTCTTGATGTCCCCAATCTTTGGAAGGTGAGGTGCCCCGTTCTTTCTGTCGTGCTCCTCCTCGCCATCCAAGTCGTGGTCTTGTTCCGGCCTCGTTAGCAGCTCTTTAAACACTAAACGGGAACAATTAGGTACGATAACGATCCATTCATGTTGTCTGCCTAAATTAGAACACTGTAAAAGTACCTGAAGCCTTACCTAAAAGGTTTGTCTTCACAGTTATGGACAAGTGAGTGTTGTTCTTCAGGATCTCGTTGGCTTTGCTGAGCTGGACATTCTCAAAGTTCTGCCCGTTGACCTCCAAGatctgcagaaagaaaacaaactaatcAGCTGTGTTCAAGATATATGACCAAACATAACATTTTCCatccttttgtctcatttgagCAAAAATACTGATGTGATTTTACTGCCAACTCGTCTTTATAAGAAATAAAATCTTGTCTTAATAGCTGATGCATCATTATGCATGTAGATATTTTGCTTccatcacattttcactcactgttgaCCCATTTTTCATTGCAGTATAAAGTCACAATACCTGTTGCAAACAGttactatattttttattttattttgtcaaaatttcacatttttaagctcagatttgattGTGTGTCCTGAAGGAACTGCTTCTCACACATGATTTGTTCAAGGACTGTAGGAAAAGTTCTCATCtagtgaatgtttttttccccactttggTAAATAATgtcacttttaattttttttttttttaagacaacaCACCTTTCTAACCCGCTGGTGGATTCGAGAGTTCAAGGGACTAAGAACCTACATGCTAGAGAGAAAGCAAGCCCTGCCAGTAAACTGTGATACTGGAAGTACTCGATGACTTCCGTGGTCACCCCGTCACGTCAAACTGCAGGTTATGATAGACTGTCTGTGCGCAGATAAATGGTAGATTTTGAAACTGAGAAAAAGTTCGAGGTATTAATCCATGTTCTATATATttaaacaaaatggcaaaaaactcCCAGAACTGAGATTTTTATACATTGTGACATTTAGTCCAACACCAGATTGTGACATTAGCGTGGCCTATGTGAAATTTCAAATTGCCTTGTCTTTATCTTTACAGCTTGACAGTTCCAGATGAGCCGGATATTTGCATTTAAGCACAATCTTCTCACTAAGCTGCCATTTCCTTTTCAGTGGAAGAGGAAGTCACCTTTAACCGCAATTTACACGCAGGCCATTCTCTGCTGCTGTGAGGCCAGTTAACGCTGACATACACGGCCAAATGTCTGGTTTGGGATCAACAGTGATAAGTGAAATGTTGCCAGGAGTTCACCTCTGATAAATTTCAGCGAATGGCCTGATGACAAACTAAgtgaacagttaaaaaaaaaaaaaaaaagaaaaaaggtgtgAAGGGTGTGAGAGAGTGAAAGCTTCCAAGGATGTCAGCTTCCCTGCTTCCTTTTGGGAGAAACAGCTGCAGGGGATGTTTGGAGTCAAGAGGGCTTAACTCACATCCAGACACTCTCAAGATGGTTTCAAGGATTAAGGGACTTTACTTAAAGCCCCCGAGGACTGCAGAGTGTGAAAACGGTTGAGAAGTCAAATTGTGAGGAGAAATCCAACACAGGGTGCCCCACAGCTACTGGCAAGTTCAATTTAAGGCTTTTCAAAGGAGCCCTTTTAATGCTAGTTAGAGCAAAATGTAAAACCaatttcacaacaaaaaatgaatttgaaCAGGAAAAAAGCAATCAATTCCAGCGTTCATCTGTGTGACTGGAGGGATTTCTCTGCAGAGTTGCAGTCTACAGAAAATCAAGTGTTTTTTAGACTGTTGGAGGCTACATAAATTCCCTTATGAAATCGCATAACCAGGATAAATTATGCTCAAAATTTACGGAGGATTGAAAAAATACCTTTGAGGAAGACACCAAACCGTTGTGTTGACATATGACAGATGCGTAACTACAGCAAAAACGGTGAGGAGGATGATCTTACCTGATCGCCACGCTTCAGGCCGACTTCTGCCGCCTTGCTCCCTGCCTCCACGGCATCAATAAAGATGCGGAAACCTTTCTCCTGACCCCCGAGAAGGCTGAATGCCAGTGGAGAGTCCCTGGACGGCTTGGTCAGGGTCACCAGCCGTGGCTTGGCTTTAGCAGCACATGCTATGTTTAACAGTCTGAGGTGCCCACACATTTTctaggaaaaacaaaacagacatgaagAATAGAATCTatgaattaaatttttttttttcagcatatctTAAATCTCTGTTTGCATGTTACACTTACTTCTTTCTCCAGATTGTTTTCAAACTCTTCCAAAAAGTGAGTCATGGCAGGGTCGCCCTCAAAGTCATTGAAGTGATTGTTTACCCACAGCAAGACTACCCGTGTAACCTGGAGGAATCACACGAGCGACGCAGGTCAACAGACGATTTACTGCTTGACTGACTGCAGCCAGGTGATACACTGCATTTCATATCCTGACCTAAAAAAGCTCATGGG containing:
- the rapgef2b gene encoding rap guanine nucleotide exchange factor 2 isoform X5; protein product: MASYVDNSFRQAVMMNPAERTQQDLEIVYSYLHGMEALSNLREHQLRIMCETVRYERHEANEVLYYPDDIGSCWYILLSGSVFIKESMFLPRSSFGKRSAGSLRRGCECIVLEPSEMIVVDYMDENEEYFQRQASHRQSRRRFRKINQKGERQTIIDTVDPYPTGKPPIARGYHTLPADFSRLHLADGLHPQVTHVSSSHSGCSITSDSGSSSLSDIYQATENEPGDMDLSGLPETAVDSEEDDDEEDIERASDPLMSRDIVRDCLEKDPMDRTDDDIEQLLEFMHQLPAFANMTMSVRRELCAVMVFAVVERAGTIVLNDGEELDSWSVILNGSVEVTYPDSRTEILCMGNSFGVSPTMEKEYMKGVMKTKVDDCQFVCIAQQDYCCILNQVEKNMQKVEEEGEIVMVKEHRELDRTGTRKGHIVIKGTAERLTMHLVEEHSVVDPTYIEDFLLTYRTFLSSPMVVGKKLLEWFHDPSLRDKVTRVVLLWVNNHFNDFEGDPAMTHFLEEFENNLEKEKMCGHLRLLNIACAAKAKPRLVTLTKPSRDSPLAFSLLGGQEKGFRIFIDAVEAGSKAAEVGLKRGDQILEVNGQNFENVQLSKANEILKNNTHLSITVKTNLLVFKELLTRPEQDHDLDGEEEHDRKNGAPHLPKIGDIKKASRYSIPDLAVDVEQVMGLEKVSKKAKTNTVGGRNKLKKIFDKTLTSILPPKPYNDVCVGQSQDDSIVGMKQSKQIPPALPVSGNLSSSNPDLLQSHHRILDFNNQPDMSDQVLRVFKADQQSRYIMIGKDTTAKEVVAQAIREFALTAAPEAYSLCEVSVTPEGVIKQRRLPDQLSKLADRIQLSGRYYLKSNMETETLCSDEDAQDLLREGQISLLQLSTVEVATQLSMRAFELFCAIEPTEYIDDLFKLRSKTGSASLKRFEEAINHETFWVATEVTREPNQLKRMKTVKHFIKIALHCRECKNFNSMFAIISGLNLAPVSRLRGTWEKLPSKYEKLFGDLQDLFDPSRNMAKYRNVLNNQNLQPPIIPLFPVIKKDLTFLHEGNDSKVDGLVNFEKLRMIAKEIRHVGRMASVNMDPALMFRTRKKKWRSLGSLSQGSANAAVLDVTQTGGHKKRVRRSSFLNAKKLYEDAQMARKVKQYLSNLSLETNEESLQTFSLQCEPSISTLPKNASGKRPDTSPVVPRAASQQRGQLAKGNQALQVPAVALYPSRKKVPVKDLPPFGTSSPQSLKKILSLSEEASDRHRRQAEDTMSNASSQLSSPPTSPQSSPKKGYNRMGDAYSDSGHSEISSRSSLVSNSSFDMAQEERRLRHSGGVGEAHIGGPRLERRATTDPDQYSLGSYSSMQDCRGIYAGCPTVLSSPSSEELTQDQGDRVSLDAADSGRGSWTSCSSGSHDNIQTMQQGRSWETLAFGGGGGGGGIGGLPPGGPEALLGGPAALWAAQARGSWASASSSSSSAAYWGEDSEGDTGTIKRRGGKDVNADPETSSITSTGSEEAKQLGRPSPSPITAGGKGLISRKEGRYREPPPTPPGYTALTISDLAEGQHPAPSVPTSTATHSGRRPPDYTTALQRSRMVTQSPDSHQAHQGAKQRAGGLHRTRSPTEEQEPEEEEEGESLSSKLVALRKPVAQHTPETPRP
- the rapgef2b gene encoding rap guanine nucleotide exchange factor 2 isoform X4; the protein is MASYVDNSFRQAVMMNPAERTQQDLEIVYSYLHGMEALSNLREHQLRIMCETVRYERHEANEVLYYPDDIGSCWYILLSGSVFIKESMFLPRSSFGKRSAGSLRRGCECIVLEPSEMIVVDYMDENEEYFQRQASHRQSRRRFRKINQKGERQTIIDTVDPYPTGKPPIARGYHTLPADFSRLHLADGLHPQVTHVSSSHSGCSITSDSGSSSLSDIYQATENEPGDMDLSGLPETAVDSEEDDDEEDIERASDPLMSRDIVRDCLEKDPMDRTDDDIEQLLEFMHQLPAFANMTMSVRRELCAVMVFAVVERAGTIVLNDGEELDSWSVILNGSVEVTYPDSRTEILCMGNSFGVSPTMEKEYMKGVMKTKVDDCQFVCIAQQDYCCILNQVEKNMQKVEEEGEIVMVKEHRELDRTGTRKGHIVIKGTAERLTMHLVEEHSVVDPTYIEDFLLTYRTFLSSPMVVGKKLLEWFHDPSLRDKVTRVVLLWVNNHFNDFEGDPAMTHFLEEFENNLEKEKMCGHLRLLNIACAAKAKPRLVTLTKPSRDSPLAFSLLGGQEKGFRIFIDAVEAGSKAAEVGLKRGDQILEVNGQNFENVQLSKANEILKNNTHLSITVKTNLLVFKELLTRPEQDHDLDGEEEHDRKNGAPHLPKIGDIKKASRYSIPDLAVDVEQVMGLEKVSKKAKTNTVGGRNKLKKIFDKTLTSILPPKPYNDVCVGQSQDDSIVGMKQSKQIPPALPVSGNLSSSNPDLLQSHHRILDFNNQPVPVILNMSDQVLRVFKADQQSRYIMIGKDTTAKEVVAQAIREFALTAAPEAYSLCEVSVTPEGVIKQRRLPDQLSKLADRIQLSGRYYLKSNMETETLCSDEDAQDLLREGQISLLQLSTVEVATQLSMRAFELFCAIEPTEYIDDLFKLRSKTGSASLKRFEEAINHETFWVATEVTREPNQLKRMKTVKHFIKIALHCRECKNFNSMFAIISGLNLAPVSRLRGTWEKLPSKYEKLFGDLQDLFDPSRNMAKYRNVLNNQNLQPPIIPLFPVIKKDLTFLHEGNDSKVDGLVNFEKLRMIAKEIRHVGRMASVNMDPALMFRTRKKKWRSLGSLSQGSANAAVLDVTQTGGHKKRVRRSSFLNAKKLYEDAQMARKVKQYLSNLSLETNEESLQTFSLQCEPSISTLPKNASGKRPDTSPVVPRAASQQRGQLAKGNQALQVPAVALYPSRKKVPVKDLPPFGTSSPQSLKKILSLSEEASDRHRRQAEDTMSNASSQLSSPPTSPQSSPKKGYNRMGDAYSDSGHSEISSRSSLVSNSSFDMAQEERRLRHSGGVGEAHIGGPRLERRATTDPDQYSLGSYSSMQDCRGIYAGCPTVLSSPSSEELTQDQGDRVSLDAADSGRGSWTSCSSGSHDNIQTMQQGRSWETLAFGGGGGGGGIGGLPPGGPEALLGGPAALWAAQARGSWASASSSSSSAAYWGEDSEGDTGTIKRRGGKDVNADPETSSITSTGSEEAKQLGRPSPSPITAGGKGLISRKEGRYREPPPTPPGYTALTISDLAEGQHPAPSVPTSTATHSGRRPPDYTTALQRSRMVTQSPDSHQAHQGAKQRAGGLHRTRSPTEEQEPEEEEEGESLSSKLVALRKPVAQHTPETPRP